A window from Akkermansia muciniphila encodes these proteins:
- a CDS encoding extracellular solute-binding protein, translating to MLKLSSILRTLLSSVTLSLLLAAGSGCKDSSQSQGVGWQPNVPFGTLPPGFDSFPERWNKQINDRLAREEAAKQKEIKNLRDQFFKEEDPKIREKLQSKLIADEAALSVIHRRQTEGDYIKFKTPADIPRDLKWEDGMDNPEIGDPNAKKGGVLRQWAPGSYPDTFRPNGPNSNSGFRGPLYDEIIIGLVSIHPVTGKIIPGIAHKWAETADRRTVYFELDPDARYSDGAKVKAIDLLVNMYIRTSEYSRDVFYNNFFYQNASNITIYDDSHFSITLPFAKPLLPYYCTLFIPSPPHFYCEFGPSYVERYQWRVPPTTGAYVVKPDGIIRGRQVTLQRVPDWWARDKKFTKYMYNVDQIVYNFIAEPSKAIELFRIGELDVMNITKPELWHERMEIPEVHNGYINRSTFYTIYPRPPYGLFLNTSKAPFNNLDVRLGFQYALNIQNIIDITFRGDYQRLNSYNSGFGKFTNPYIKARPYSPEQARSCFAKAGYTIPCPDGILRKPDGTRLTAAITFPNSSPSLASTLGKLKEDARKCGLEIQLDPLDSTVAFRKIMEKRVQASFMAWGFTPPHPMNEQGFHSRYAYDERGSLITYTNNICAYADKEMDKLLDDETNAATEDELQKATWKVQQKIHDEALWVPAWTTEFVRLGYWRWVRWPDSSTTQFCHPVVFDPMESYLYWVDNDIKKETMEAKREGRTFEEVDAVYDQYRYMDSIDSLDNKEGSGKLPSVPVIPENGGPLEPSATEK from the coding sequence ATGCTCAAGCTGTCCTCCATCCTCCGCACCCTCCTTTCTTCCGTGACGCTGTCCCTTCTGCTGGCAGCCGGCTCCGGCTGCAAGGATTCCTCCCAATCCCAGGGGGTGGGCTGGCAGCCTAACGTGCCTTTCGGCACGCTTCCCCCCGGGTTTGACTCCTTCCCGGAACGGTGGAACAAGCAGATCAATGACCGCCTGGCAAGGGAAGAAGCCGCCAAGCAAAAGGAAATCAAGAACCTTCGTGATCAATTCTTCAAAGAGGAAGACCCCAAAATCAGGGAAAAGCTGCAAAGCAAGCTCATTGCGGATGAAGCGGCCCTGTCCGTCATCCACCGCAGGCAGACGGAAGGAGACTACATCAAGTTCAAGACTCCGGCAGACATCCCCCGGGACCTTAAATGGGAAGACGGGATGGATAATCCGGAAATAGGCGACCCGAACGCCAAAAAAGGCGGCGTGCTGCGCCAGTGGGCTCCGGGGTCCTATCCGGACACATTCCGCCCCAACGGCCCGAACAGCAACAGCGGCTTCCGCGGCCCCCTGTATGATGAAATCATCATAGGCCTCGTCTCCATCCATCCGGTCACCGGGAAAATCATCCCCGGCATCGCCCATAAATGGGCGGAAACCGCAGACAGGCGCACCGTTTACTTTGAGCTGGACCCGGACGCCCGCTACTCGGACGGGGCCAAGGTAAAAGCCATTGATCTGCTGGTGAACATGTACATCCGCACCTCGGAATACAGCCGGGACGTCTTCTACAACAACTTCTTTTACCAGAACGCGTCAAACATCACCATCTACGACGACAGCCACTTCTCCATCACCCTCCCCTTCGCCAAGCCGCTGCTCCCGTACTACTGCACGCTGTTCATCCCTTCCCCACCGCACTTCTACTGCGAATTCGGCCCCAGTTACGTGGAACGCTACCAGTGGCGCGTGCCGCCCACCACGGGCGCCTACGTCGTCAAGCCGGACGGCATCATCCGCGGCCGCCAGGTAACGCTCCAGCGCGTGCCGGACTGGTGGGCCAGGGACAAGAAATTCACGAAGTACATGTATAACGTGGACCAGATCGTGTACAACTTCATCGCGGAACCGTCCAAGGCCATTGAGCTCTTCCGCATCGGCGAGCTGGACGTGATGAACATCACGAAGCCGGAGCTGTGGCACGAACGCATGGAAATTCCGGAAGTCCACAACGGCTACATCAACCGCAGCACGTTTTACACCATTTACCCCCGGCCTCCGTACGGCCTCTTCCTGAACACCTCCAAAGCCCCCTTCAATAACCTGGACGTGCGCCTGGGCTTCCAGTACGCCCTGAACATCCAGAACATCATTGACATCACCTTCCGCGGAGACTACCAGAGGCTCAACTCCTACAACTCCGGCTTCGGCAAATTCACCAACCCCTACATCAAGGCGCGGCCCTACTCACCGGAACAGGCCCGCTCCTGCTTTGCCAAAGCCGGATACACCATCCCGTGCCCGGATGGAATCCTCCGCAAGCCGGACGGCACCCGGCTCACCGCCGCCATCACCTTCCCCAACTCTTCCCCCTCCCTGGCCTCCACGCTGGGCAAGCTGAAGGAAGACGCCCGCAAGTGCGGCCTGGAAATCCAGCTGGACCCGCTGGACTCCACCGTAGCCTTCCGCAAAATCATGGAAAAGCGCGTTCAGGCCTCCTTCATGGCCTGGGGCTTCACTCCGCCCCATCCGATGAACGAGCAGGGCTTCCATTCCCGCTACGCCTATGACGAACGCGGCAGCCTCATCACCTACACCAACAACATCTGCGCCTATGCGGACAAGGAGATGGACAAGCTGCTGGACGACGAAACGAATGCCGCTACGGAAGACGAGCTGCAAAAGGCCACGTGGAAGGTGCAGCAGAAAATCCATGATGAAGCCCTGTGGGTTCCGGCCTGGACCACGGAATTCGTCCGGCTGGGCTACTGGCGCTGGGTCAGGTGGCCTGACAGCTCCACCACGCAATTCTGCCATCCCGTCGTATTTGACCCGATGGAAAGCTACCTCTACTGGGTGGATAATGACATCAAGAAGGAAACGATGGAAGCCAAGCGGGAGGGAAGAACCTTCGAGGAAGTGGACGCCGTGTACGACCAGTACCGCTACATGGACTCCATCGACAGCCTGGACAATAAGGAAGGAAGCGGCAAACTGCCGTCCGTGCCCGTCATTCCGGAAAACGGCGGCCCCCTGGAACCCTCTGCCACGGAGAAATAA